A genomic window from Caldalkalibacillus thermarum includes:
- a CDS encoding TRAP transporter small permease — protein sequence MGMYKWIDEKLEEVLLVTTMVVMVILIFYQVCSRYFFNYSLSWTEEVARYIHIWQVWLGASFAVKKQRHIRVEIFVKKLPGTFKRVVDITALLLWFFLAMVLAYEGTQVVNHIFERGQLSPAIRMPMWLAYLAVPVGGILMSIRLIQQLVSLFRNKQAIPSEKGGEPQ from the coding sequence ATGGGAATGTATAAATGGATTGATGAAAAATTAGAAGAGGTTTTATTAGTCACCACCATGGTGGTTATGGTTATCTTAATTTTTTACCAAGTATGTTCACGTTACTTTTTCAATTATTCCTTAAGCTGGACTGAGGAAGTCGCCCGATATATACATATTTGGCAAGTATGGCTAGGGGCCAGCTTTGCGGTTAAAAAGCAGCGGCATATCCGTGTGGAAATATTTGTGAAGAAACTGCCCGGAACATTTAAACGAGTTGTTGATATAACCGCATTGTTGTTGTGGTTCTTCCTTGCCATGGTATTAGCTTACGAGGGGACGCAAGTGGTAAATCATATCTTTGAGCGGGGACAACTGTCTCCTGCCATCCGCATGCCGATGTGGCTGGCCTATTTGGCTGTTCCCGTAGGCGGAATACTAATGTCGATCCGTTTGATTCAACAGCTTGTTTCCCTGTTTAGGAATAAACAGGCCATCCCCTCGGAAAAAGGAGGAGAACCCCAATGA